The Niallia alba genome includes a window with the following:
- a CDS encoding CapA family protein has protein sequence MQDMITFAATGDSFITRKLPAKNKSYKEIADIINQADFRFTNLEVTLHQNEGIPGAVSGGTWAMGSPELLSDLRNYGFNTLAWANNHTLDYSIDGLKATEKYLNQSGFVHAGAGQNMAYASEPRYLEAETGRVALISATSTFHESWVAGEQRPDMIGRPGINPLRYNTIHQITSENMNTLKKIASATYINATQELSIKEGFRLRRNDGIYSFGEYLFEESNEEGQSTTPDEQDMKRIIRSIKQAKRQAHYIIVSIHAHEMRKGEKELPAQFLEEFARVCIDEGAHAVIGHGPHVLRGIEIYKNRPIFYSLGNFIFQNDTVPYLPTDFYEKYQLSHTDNVADALDKRSKNNTIGFGINHKIWESVIPVWTMEKGELIELKLYPVELGYGKDRYERGWPVLSDNQDILLRLAKLSEPYGTKINIEGNIGVIRLNEKITAAKIDRIFL, from the coding sequence ATGCAAGATATGATTACATTTGCTGCAACGGGTGATTCCTTTATCACTCGTAAACTTCCAGCAAAAAATAAATCTTATAAAGAAATTGCCGACATCATTAATCAAGCTGATTTTCGATTTACAAATTTAGAAGTAACGCTCCATCAGAATGAAGGCATCCCAGGAGCGGTAAGTGGAGGAACTTGGGCCATGGGTTCTCCAGAATTGCTGTCTGATTTAAGGAATTATGGATTTAATACGTTAGCATGGGCGAATAATCATACATTGGATTATTCTATTGATGGCCTAAAAGCAACAGAAAAATATTTAAATCAGTCAGGATTTGTGCATGCAGGGGCTGGACAGAATATGGCATATGCTAGCGAACCAAGATACTTGGAAGCGGAGACGGGAAGAGTTGCCTTGATATCAGCCACATCAACCTTTCATGAGTCTTGGGTGGCAGGTGAGCAGCGCCCTGACATGATCGGAAGACCTGGCATCAATCCACTACGTTATAATACCATCCACCAGATTACATCAGAGAATATGAACACTTTAAAAAAAATTGCCTCAGCCACTTATATAAATGCAACCCAAGAATTGTCAATTAAAGAAGGTTTTCGCTTAAGAAGAAATGATGGAATCTATTCATTTGGCGAATATTTATTCGAAGAAAGTAATGAAGAAGGTCAATCGACGACTCCTGATGAGCAGGATATGAAACGAATTATAAGAAGTATCAAACAAGCAAAAAGGCAAGCTCATTATATTATTGTTAGTATTCACGCACATGAAATGAGAAAAGGAGAGAAGGAACTACCTGCTCAGTTTTTAGAGGAATTTGCAAGAGTATGCATTGATGAAGGAGCACATGCTGTCATCGGACATGGACCTCATGTATTAAGAGGGATAGAAATTTATAAAAATCGACCAATATTTTATAGCTTGGGTAATTTTATTTTTCAAAATGATACTGTTCCTTATTTGCCAACAGACTTTTATGAAAAGTATCAATTAAGTCATACAGATAATGTCGCAGATGCCTTAGATAAAAGAAGTAAGAATAACACAATAGGATTCGGAATCAATCATAAAATCTGGGAATCAGTCATCCCTGTTTGGACAATGGAAAAAGGAGAATTGATAGAGCTAAAGCTTTATCCAGTGGAATTAGGCTATGGTAAAGACAGATATGAAAGAGGTTGGCCAGTTCTATCAGATAATCAGGACATATTGCTAAGACTAGCTAAACTCTCAGAGCCATATGGTACAAAAATCAATATAGAAGGAAATATAGGAGTCATTCGTTTAAATGAAAAAATAACTGCGGCTAAAATAGACAGAATCTTTTTATAA
- a CDS encoding ABC transporter substrate-binding protein, with the protein MAGKGQFPAIMPSEVIEDAGKDGVSEYIGTGPLKFVEWKQDQYIKLEKFADYVASEQESSGLSGKKTVYIDDVTYHIVPDSSTRLAGIQTGEYDIANSMPFDNYEQLKNTPNLKTFASFDSGTLNVAYNKKQGIMTNPEIRKAINTGINANAIMLASFGSEDLYNLDPGYMSPEQKDWATDAGKEVFNLGDVEKAKQMLKDAGYNGEEIILYSTRDYDHQYNSSVVLKEQLEQMGIKVSLELYDWPTLTEKRANPENWDLLIVGTGYVTTPSQLLVVNPDYVGWTNDETMTTSLQKIRTAATKEEAKELWAEMQSYMWNDYVPYTLFGHYASIITATDKLEDFTVFQGPILWDVKKTQ; encoded by the coding sequence ATGGCAGGAAAAGGGCAGTTTCCCGCTATTATGCCATCTGAAGTAATAGAGGATGCTGGTAAAGATGGGGTTTCCGAATATATTGGTACTGGACCACTTAAGTTTGTGGAATGGAAACAAGATCAATATATCAAGTTAGAAAAGTTTGCCGACTATGTAGCATCTGAGCAAGAATCCAGTGGTCTATCCGGTAAAAAGACCGTCTATATAGATGATGTTACTTATCATATTGTTCCAGATTCGTCTACAAGACTAGCTGGCATTCAAACAGGAGAATATGATATTGCAAATAGCATGCCTTTTGATAACTATGAGCAATTAAAGAATACACCAAATCTTAAAACCTTTGCTTCCTTCGATTCTGGAACGTTGAATGTAGCTTATAACAAAAAGCAAGGGATAATGACAAACCCGGAGATAAGAAAAGCAATTAATACTGGTATTAATGCGAATGCTATTATGCTTGCCAGCTTTGGTAGTGAAGATTTATATAATTTAGATCCTGGTTATATGAGTCCAGAACAAAAAGACTGGGCTACAGATGCGGGAAAAGAAGTCTTTAACTTAGGTGATGTAGAAAAAGCGAAACAAATGCTAAAAGATGCTGGGTATAATGGCGAAGAAATTATTCTCTATTCTACAAGGGATTATGACCATCAATACAATTCTTCTGTTGTATTAAAAGAACAGTTAGAGCAAATGGGAATAAAAGTGTCACTAGAACTCTATGATTGGCCAACTTTGACCGAAAAACGTGCTAATCCAGAAAATTGGGATTTGTTAATTGTAGGTACTGGCTATGTTACCACGCCATCACAATTATTAGTAGTTAACCCAGATTATGTAGGCTGGACAAATGATGAAACAATGACAACTTCCTTGCAAAAAATTCGTACAGCAGCAACAAAAGAGGAAGCAAAAGAACTCTGGGCTGAGATGCAATCCTATATGTGGAATGACTATGTTCCTTATACCCTATTTGGACATTATGCAAGTATTATCACGGCTACAGATAAATTGGAGGACTTCACTGTATTTCAAGGACCTATTTTATGGGACGTAAAAAAAACGCAGTAA
- a CDS encoding ABC transporter substrate-binding protein, producing the protein MKKLAMIISVLFLLISVGCSKSSSSGGTSSEDSYGGSLNIAISVQPPTLDAHLTTSSDAIEIMRNIYETLVTQNKDQQAVPMLAESIETSEDGLTYTFKLREGITFHNGKEMTSEDVVVSMNRWLEQSSRAKLLLSGGKFETADEYTVTLKLAEAVTDVLPESVT; encoded by the coding sequence TTGAAAAAGTTAGCAATGATTATTTCTGTTTTATTTTTACTTATAAGTGTTGGTTGTAGTAAGTCCTCAAGTTCTGGTGGGACATCAAGTGAAGATTCCTATGGCGGGAGTTTGAATATTGCAATTAGTGTCCAGCCGCCAACATTGGATGCTCATTTGACTACTTCTTCTGATGCTATTGAAATAATGAGAAATATTTATGAGACATTGGTTACGCAAAACAAGGACCAACAAGCAGTGCCGATGTTGGCAGAATCGATTGAAACAAGTGAGGATGGCTTAACTTATACGTTTAAGTTAAGAGAAGGGATAACGTTTCATAACGGAAAAGAGATGACTTCAGAAGATGTTGTTGTTTCCATGAATAGATGGCTGGAGCAATCCTCTCGAGCAAAATTATTATTGAGTGGAGGGAAATTTGAAACAGCCGATGAGTATACGGTCACATTAAAACTAGCTGAAGCCGTTACTGATGTGTTACCTGAGTCCGTGACGTAA
- a CDS encoding ABC transporter permease, whose translation MSVLERDLKFIESKNDLKKQQRLLLFHRIIGNKLIVTGGVILTLLTLIALIAPVVVPYGPYEMQVENRLKAPSVDHLLGTDNFGRDLLSRIAYGARVSLGIGAMVAFFACLIGLIIGLLASYFKTLDNILMRICDGLMAIPGVLLAIALVAALGPLKQNVVIALVIVFIPNVARIVRSTALVIREETYIEAIRAQGASTWRIIALHIAPNTISPLVVQASFIFADAIITEAALSFLGAGIPAPNPSWGNILYDGKIVIFNAWWMTVFPGILIILSVLGLNLLGDGLRDLLDPNISKGKKGR comes from the coding sequence ATGAGTGTATTAGAGCGAGATTTGAAGTTTATAGAAAGTAAGAATGATTTAAAAAAGCAGCAACGTCTTTTACTTTTTCACAGAATTATAGGTAATAAGCTGATTGTAACGGGGGGAGTTATTCTAACGCTATTAACATTAATAGCACTTATTGCTCCGGTCGTTGTTCCATACGGTCCATATGAAATGCAAGTGGAAAATCGTCTGAAAGCTCCAAGTGTCGATCATCTACTAGGAACAGATAACTTTGGGAGAGACTTGCTTTCCCGAATTGCATATGGTGCAAGAGTCTCCTTAGGAATAGGGGCGATGGTAGCATTTTTCGCCTGCTTAATTGGGTTAATTATCGGGTTACTCGCAAGCTATTTTAAAACATTGGATAATATTTTGATGCGCATTTGTGATGGATTAATGGCTATTCCAGGAGTTTTATTAGCCATTGCTTTAGTCGCTGCATTAGGACCATTAAAACAAAATGTAGTCATTGCCCTTGTGATTGTTTTTATTCCTAACGTAGCTCGAATTGTTCGATCTACGGCATTGGTCATAAGAGAAGAGACTTATATTGAAGCGATTAGAGCGCAAGGAGCGAGTACTTGGAGAATTATTGCTCTGCATATTGCGCCAAACACGATTTCCCCATTAGTTGTTCAAGCATCCTTTATTTTCGCAGATGCCATCATTACAGAGGCGGCGTTAAGCTTTCTAGGTGCGGGCATTCCAGCTCCCAACCCAAGTTGGGGGAACATTTTATATGATGGGAAAATTGTCATTTTTAATGCATGGTGGATGACTGTATTTCCAGGGATTCTTATTATTCTATCCGTACTGGGACTAAATCTGTTAGGAGATGGTTTAAGAGATTTATTAGATCCTAATATAAGCAAAGGGAAAAAAGGAAGATAG
- a CDS encoding ABC transporter permease, whose product MKMYLVNRLFSLLPVLFVVSVVIFSIIHLTPGDPAAVLLGEEATEQQIKELRMEMGLDLPIIEQYFNWIKGAVQGDFGVSYFMKMPVLEAITSHLGPTISVAILAGIISLVFSLPLGILAAMHRGTGTDQTIMGISLLGMCVPSFLLGLFLVLLVGVQLQWLPVAGYRPLSEGIWEHLKYLILPSISLGAMHTALISRMSRSSLLETLNTNYIKTARAKGVTEKLIIYRHALRNAFLPILTVIGQTFGSLVAGAVVTETIFNIPGIGQLIINSVERRDYAVIQGVVLFVTFIYVIINLIVDLLYGVIDPRVRLERQ is encoded by the coding sequence ATGAAAATGTATCTTGTTAATCGATTGTTTTCTTTACTACCCGTTTTATTTGTTGTATCGGTTGTTATCTTCTCTATCATTCACTTAACGCCTGGCGATCCTGCTGCTGTTCTCCTTGGAGAGGAAGCAACAGAACAGCAAATTAAGGAATTGCGAATGGAAATGGGATTGGATTTACCGATCATCGAACAGTATTTTAACTGGATAAAAGGAGCGGTTCAAGGTGATTTTGGTGTTTCTTATTTTATGAAAATGCCTGTCCTTGAGGCAATTACCAGTCATCTCGGTCCAACCATTTCTGTAGCTATTTTAGCTGGGATAATATCGTTAGTTTTTTCATTGCCACTTGGTATTCTAGCTGCCATGCATAGAGGGACAGGAACGGATCAGACGATAATGGGAATATCTTTATTGGGAATGTGTGTACCTAGTTTTTTGCTAGGGTTGTTTTTAGTATTGCTCGTTGGTGTTCAACTGCAATGGTTACCTGTAGCAGGATATCGGCCATTGAGTGAGGGGATATGGGAACATTTAAAATACTTAATTTTGCCATCTATTTCCCTTGGAGCGATGCATACAGCATTGATTTCCCGAATGTCTCGCTCAAGTTTATTAGAAACATTAAATACCAACTATATAAAAACAGCAAGAGCGAAAGGTGTTACAGAAAAACTGATTATTTATAGACATGCCCTTCGAAATGCTTTTCTTCCTATATTAACGGTTATTGGTCAAACCTTTGGCTCATTGGTAGCTGGGGCTGTTGTAACAGAAACAATCTTTAATATTCCAGGAATTGGGCAATTAATCATTAATTCGGTAGAGCGAAGAGACTATGCGGTCATTCAGGGAGTAGTGCTGTTTGTGACCTTCATCTACGTCATTATTAATTTAATCGTCGATTTATTATATGGCGTCATTGATCCAAGGGTGAGATTGGAGAGGCAATAA
- a CDS encoding IS1380 family transposase — protein sequence MKLVKFILEDSDDTLTTHSGLGLIGLLLSKTKFYKRFSSLKVPEIKSSPAILNGDVTTSYVGLLCQGKNDFDHIEEFRDDPFFYRALDIQVVPSSPTLRQRLDQIAKVTGWKSIVLEESAKLIRQFDSPVTPTITSDKKSYVPLDIDVSPFDNSNTKKEGVSRTYKGCDGYSPNFSYLGQEGYVVNVELREGSTHVQKDTEKFLEKSIIYSRMITDLSLLVRMDAGNDSVENLKVCVNEKADFIIKRNPRREKPENWLMVAEQFGKCVQEREGKRVFYGALETTPKGMKKAIRQVYKVTERTIDKNGQILLIPDVEFESYWTTLPNETEEIISLYHEHATCEQFHSELKTDLDLERFPSGKFATNELILHLGCLTYNLLRIIGQESLKSGDAPLKRKVFRRRVKTVIQNLITLAAKLVKHSRRIYLKFGNHSPWFPTFKRLYLSFTT from the coding sequence TTGAAATTGGTTAAGTTTATTTTAGAAGATTCCGATGATACATTAACGACCCATTCGGGTCTAGGTTTAATAGGTTTGCTTTTATCAAAAACAAAATTTTACAAACGTTTTTCATCCTTAAAGGTCCCAGAAATCAAGTCGTCTCCGGCCATTCTTAATGGGGATGTTACCACTTCTTATGTGGGTCTATTGTGCCAAGGTAAGAATGATTTCGACCATATCGAAGAATTTCGAGATGATCCCTTCTTTTATCGTGCATTGGATATTCAAGTGGTTCCATCAAGTCCCACACTACGGCAACGACTCGATCAAATTGCCAAGGTGACTGGATGGAAATCCATTGTTCTGGAAGAATCGGCTAAACTAATACGGCAATTTGATTCTCCTGTCACTCCAACAATTACTAGTGACAAAAAATCATACGTACCTCTGGATATTGATGTATCGCCATTTGATAACTCAAATACTAAGAAAGAAGGGGTTAGTCGCACATACAAAGGATGTGACGGGTATTCCCCTAACTTCTCCTATTTGGGTCAAGAAGGCTACGTTGTAAATGTGGAACTTCGGGAGGGAAGCACACACGTTCAAAAGGATACTGAGAAATTTCTCGAGAAAAGTATTATATATTCTCGGATGATTACTGATCTATCGTTATTGGTCCGTATGGATGCAGGAAACGATAGTGTCGAAAACCTAAAAGTTTGTGTGAATGAAAAGGCCGATTTCATAATTAAACGAAATCCTCGCCGTGAAAAGCCTGAAAACTGGCTCATGGTAGCTGAACAATTCGGTAAATGCGTTCAGGAGCGAGAAGGAAAACGTGTATTCTATGGTGCTTTAGAAACAACTCCAAAGGGAATGAAAAAAGCCATTCGCCAAGTCTATAAAGTAACAGAAAGAACGATTGATAAAAACGGCCAAATCCTCTTAATCCCAGATGTTGAGTTTGAGAGCTATTGGACTACCCTACCTAATGAAACAGAGGAAATAATTAGCCTTTATCACGAACATGCCACTTGTGAACAATTCCACAGTGAATTAAAAACGGATTTAGACCTAGAACGTTTCCCTTCTGGGAAATTTGCCACCAATGAATTAATCTTACATCTTGGATGTTTAACCTACAATCTCCTTCGGATTATTGGCCAAGAAAGCCTGAAATCAGGGGATGCGCCGCTTAAAAGAAAGGTCTTCCGTCGCCGAGTAAAAACGGTTATCCAGAATTTGATTACATTAGCTGCAAAATTGGTAAAGCATTCCCGAAGAATTTACTTAAAGTTTGGAAATCATAGTCCTTGGTTTCCTACTTTTAAACGACTGTATCTTTCATTTACAACATAA
- a CDS encoding helix-turn-helix domain-containing protein: MKAKAGLLGPKDSVQNIMEIAADFQSKLEVIPYIYNEPSESEAIVEQNQHFVDFWICTGYTPYYLTKKYHKQQLFFYPRFNQGSIAIILLNILYKDRKNIERISIDSFFKQQFIDLYQENHIPLGQLHLLHNVGLPSSEIVEYHANLFRTRKVDICITSLRSVYEKLVSMNIPVYRVTATKENIKQTISEGYEKWEKFHFRNSQIAVMMIKIGEMMDTAAKDSISYDLHRLNLKIQNSVLDFAESVSGSFITTGIGSFLIFSTRGSIERNSQEGNSLLFQIELLTDSKANVGIGYGDTAMIAEKNAILALEHAEAYGTYTGFLVDDKGNITGPLHQKKTIGFNYRVTDEELSNKLKKAGVTISTYNKMASVQKNLGKHAITAADISEWLKMTARNARRILTNLEEQGLAKIIGEEVPLTRGRPRKIYRIGT, from the coding sequence ATGAAGGCAAAAGCTGGTCTGCTAGGACCAAAAGACTCGGTGCAAAATATAATGGAAATTGCTGCAGATTTTCAATCTAAGCTGGAAGTTATCCCCTATATTTATAACGAACCAAGTGAATCAGAAGCAATTGTGGAACAAAATCAGCATTTTGTTGATTTTTGGATATGTACAGGATATACCCCTTACTATCTAACGAAAAAATATCATAAACAACAATTATTCTTTTATCCACGCTTTAATCAAGGGTCCATCGCAATAATACTATTAAATATTCTATATAAGGATAGAAAAAATATTGAAAGAATTAGTATCGATAGTTTTTTTAAACAGCAATTTATCGACCTTTACCAGGAAAATCATATCCCTTTAGGCCAATTACATTTATTACATAATGTAGGACTTCCATCCAGTGAAATTGTAGAATATCATGCTAATCTCTTTCGAACTAGGAAAGTAGATATTTGTATCACCTCCCTACGTTCAGTTTATGAAAAGCTTGTTTCGATGAATATTCCTGTTTATCGAGTGACTGCTACAAAGGAAAATATTAAACAAACTATTAGCGAAGGATATGAAAAATGGGAAAAGTTTCATTTCCGTAATTCCCAAATTGCGGTCATGATGATAAAAATCGGGGAGATGATGGATACAGCAGCAAAGGATTCGATTTCCTATGATTTACATCGATTAAACTTAAAAATCCAAAACTCGGTATTAGATTTTGCCGAATCTGTTTCAGGATCTTTTATTACGACCGGCATTGGAAGCTTTCTTATTTTCTCTACAAGGGGCTCGATAGAAAGGAATAGCCAAGAAGGAAATTCTCTTCTTTTCCAGATAGAGCTACTCACAGATTCTAAAGCAAATGTTGGCATCGGCTATGGGGATACTGCCATGATTGCTGAAAAAAATGCAATCCTAGCACTTGAACACGCCGAAGCATATGGTACCTATACAGGATTTCTTGTCGATGATAAAGGAAATATCACCGGTCCTCTTCATCAAAAAAAGACGATTGGATTTAATTACAGAGTGACAGATGAAGAACTTAGCAATAAACTCAAAAAAGCTGGAGTAACCATTAGTACTTACAATAAAATGGCTTCTGTCCAAAAAAATTTAGGAAAGCACGCAATAACAGCAGCAGACATCTCGGAATGGCTTAAAATGACCGCGAGAAATGCAAGAAGAATACTTACCAACTTAGAAGAACAAGGACTTGCCAAAATAATCGGTGAAGAAGTTCCACTTACAAGAGGAAGACCAAGGAAGATTTACCGGATAGGTACATAA
- a CDS encoding CDP-alcohol phosphatidyltransferase family protein, protein MVRLIPNIISGIRILLSLTLLFFHSGLGFWIVYFICGISDMLDGYLARKFQVTSKQGEVLDTIADMTFLAIVGMIVLPSTVLPIWIWSMIMLIGLIRVCAMAIGYYKFHTFTSIHTYGNKLTGFALFLYLPFFLLNNSIFFLYTLLAIALLSAVEELLLQCLLKEVSRNKKSIFF, encoded by the coding sequence GTGGTACGTCTAATACCAAATATAATTTCTGGCATTAGAATCCTTTTATCATTGACCTTATTATTTTTCCATAGCGGATTGGGGTTTTGGATAGTTTATTTTATCTGTGGTATTAGCGATATGTTAGATGGCTATCTTGCACGGAAATTTCAAGTTACAAGTAAACAAGGGGAAGTTTTAGATACGATTGCAGATATGACGTTTTTAGCAATTGTTGGTATGATTGTCCTCCCATCTACCGTGCTTCCAATTTGGATCTGGAGTATGATAATGCTTATTGGATTGATAAGAGTTTGTGCTATGGCTATTGGCTATTATAAATTTCACACATTTACTTCCATTCATACATATGGAAATAAACTAACTGGTTTCGCCTTATTTCTCTATCTTCCATTTTTTTTATTAAATAACAGCATTTTTTTCTTATATACGCTTTTAGCGATTGCTCTATTGTCAGCAGTTGAGGAGTTACTTCTACAATGCTTATTAAAAGAAGTTTCAAGAAATAAAAAAAGTATATTTTTTTAA